One segment of Anopheles stephensi strain Indian chromosome 3, UCI_ANSTEP_V1.0, whole genome shotgun sequence DNA contains the following:
- the LOC118509132 gene encoding ovarian-specific serine/threonine-protein kinase Lok-like: MEEVNTQPLNSETISLDLQAAEKPPSYGQLVGSSSLFGTIDLCSEKFKVGRDARCNLVIEEKHFPQSIRSFISNVHFILEKDLEDRCSPAYIIDNSTNGTFVNGKLIGKNNRVILMHGNTISIACCANLFVYYQHNYTVPKEIESESLKQSYHIGRTLGSGSFGTVYLLHDITTCMPYALKIVKKSRVRAQMSNPSSLTNEANIMKKLNHPCVIQMFEFLNEPGSICMVLEYMQGGDLLTRILDNEYLSERIAKFFFYQLCHAIHYLHGQGIIHRDLKPDNILLKDSNLYTLLKVSDFGSSKFLDNTIFMRTICGTPEYVAPEVLEQGNRKMYTCQIDIWSLGVILYTMLSGLLPFGKRDGVADVEQITRGEFSLSHPVFRSVKSCRAKKLIYDILNVDPHYRPSIETLLQSKWFRDSSDVRQARCMMNLPVMSSNELP, from the exons ATGGAAGAAGTCAACACTCAACCTCTTAATTCTGAGACCATTTCGTTGGATTTGCAAGCAGCGGAAAAGCCACCCAGCTATGGACAATTGGTGGGCAGCTCTTCGCTGTTCGGAACGATTG ATCTTTGCAGTGAAAAATTCAAAGTTGGTCGTGATGCGAGATGCAATTTAGTGATAGAGGAAAAGCACTTTCCACAGTCCATTCGATCCTTTATCTCGAACGTTCACTTCATACTGGAGAAAGATCTGGAGGATCGCTGCAGTCCTGCGTACATTATC GATAATTCAACCAACGGAACCTTTGTAAATGGAAAACTAATCGGTAAAAATAATCGCGTCATCCTAATGCACGGCAATACCATCTCGATCGCTTGCTGTGCCAATCTGTTTGTCTACTACCAGCACAACTACACCGTGCCGAAGGAAATTGAATCAGAATCGTTGAAGCAATCTTATCACATTGGGCGTACGCTTGGGTCGGGATCTTTTGGGACGGTTTATCTCCTCCACGACATCACAACCTGCATGCCGTACGCGTTGAAGATCGTGAAGAAGTCTCGCGTCCGTGCGCAAATGAGCAATCCGTCCAGCTTGACGAACGAGGCAAATATTATGAAGAAGTTAAACCAT CCTTGTGTGATTCAGATGTTCGAGTTTCTCAACGAACCGGGCTCGATCTGCATGGTGCTGGAGTATATGCAGGGAGGTGATTTGCTGACGCGAATCCTAGACAACGAATACCTTTCGGAACGTATTGCGAAGTTCTTCTTCTATCAGCTATGCCACGCTATCCACTACCTACACGGCCAAG GAATTATTCACCGTGACCTGAAACCGGACAACATTCTCCTAAAAGACAGCAACCTTTACACCCTGCTGAAGGTATCCGACTTTGGTTCCAGCAAGTTCCTGGACAACACCATCTTTATGCGCACCATTTGCGGGACTCCGGAGTACGTTGCACCGGAAGTCCTCGAGCAGGGCAATCGGAAAATGTACACCTGCCAGATCGACATCTGGAGTCTCGGTGTGATACTGTACACGATGCTGAGCGGTTTGCTGCCGTTTGGGAAACGAGATGGCGTGGCGGACGTGGAGCAGATCACGCGTGGTGAGTTTAGCCTATCGCACCCCGTGTTCCGAAGCGTAAAGTCTTGCCGTGCTAAGAAGTTAATTTACGACATACTAAACGTTGATCCACACTATCGGCCATCGATCGAAACGTTGCTCCAGAGCAAATGGTTTCGTGACTCGAGCGATGTCCGGCAGGCGAGATGTATGATGAACTTGCCGGTTATGTCCTCGAACGAATTGCCCTAA
- the LOC118509137 gene encoding signal recognition particle 14 kDa protein produces the protein MVLLSNEEFLTQLTLLAQSARKDSSFTVTIKRYDGHDRPKPREGKPPLPTPAEYSCLIRAKSRSKKLATVVKRDEVAKFMESYSKVLKSSMDGLKKVKKVKNKAKAAQG, from the exons atggtACTTTTATCAAATGAAGAG TTCCTCACGCAGCTCACCCTGTTAGCACAATCAGCCCGGAAAGATTCCTCATTCACAGTCACAATAAAACGAT ACGATGGACACGATCGACCGAAACCCCGGGAAGGTAAACCACCGCTACCGACACCTGCCGAGTACAGCTGCCTGATCCGGGCAAAGTCGCGCTCGAAGAAACTGGCCACCGTGGTCAAGCGGGACGAGGTGGCCAAGTTTATGGAATCTTACTCGAAGGTGTTAAAATCCAGCATGGACGGGTTGAAAAAGGtgaagaaagtgaaaaacaaagcCAAGGCGGCCCAGGGATAG
- the LOC118509133 gene encoding zinc finger protein 2-like has protein sequence MSTANGTTEVQHPSSLSCPECDGQLVLQRDTTNADAAENDQQYFSCNSCGTRLEIHLEDELPKNGKEKPFQCDICHRFYATATTLKVHRTLHHTTGKRELCDHCGASFHTRGQLKIHRRVHTGEKPYKCDECGKSFPYRESLITHSTVHTRIKPFLCVVCNASFSCIGNLLKHRRARANKCGLENVPIRHIGPRPNKRTMPSLSDGCKNEKATKTIRNPAETLESIEVLEVNQHESDVLDDLDENIPNNERLAVEEVELNQPITSTEFRNSQRENSSTERDDSVEGFFDDEQIEWEYVHVDPGQLCDSSSTHSSSSQQVRKSSPSIELSLDKPDEVTIQRNNELLQKQMKLLHELSDPVDKIFRCKLCPQEYTTLYLMARHLERLHNVTLDRARDRLQYVKNTTKQEKRYRCKYCDRTYVNATCLKRHILKHEQDGLFLHKCSCCDRYFKTEQETHQHQQDAHRDRLECKICAKTFAKPDQMLRHKRYAHSSDGKDRCKYICAQCGKNFPSRITLSDHERAECGKAPIYPCNKCDKHYSSYSSLKMHQTVHENRLPFVCNFCGKKFRTKGQLTVHERGHTGEKPFRCDKCDRSFPYRQSLTTHMSTHTGVKRYGCTECDRKFSCITNMQAHRRVHHKAMDGGTSKPD, from the exons ATGTCCACAGCAAATGGAACCACCGAAGTACAGCATCCTAGCAGCCTATCATGTCCTGAGTGCGATGGTCAACTAGTTCTGCAAAGGGATACGACCAATGCCGATGCTGCAGAGAACGATCAACAATATTTCAGTTGCAACTCCTGCGGAACGCGCTTGGAAATACA CCTGGAGGATGAACTACCAAAGAATGGCAAGGAAAAACCGTTCCAATGTGATATCTGCCATCGATTCTATGCGACAGCAACCACACTGAAAGTGCACCGGACCTTGCACCACACTACTGGCAAGCGCGAGCTGTGTGACCATTGTGGAGCGAGCTTCCACACCCGCGGACAGTTGAAAATACATCGGCGAGTTCATACGGGTGAAAAGCCCTATAAATGTGAT GAATGTGGAAAATCGTTTCCCTACCGAGAAAGCCTTATAACGCACTCGACGGTACATACACGCATCAAACCGTTCTTGTGCGTCGTTTGCAATGCAAGCTTTTCCTGTATCGGGAATCTGCTTAAGCATCGGAGGGCGCGCGCTAACAAGTGCGGACTGGAGAATGTTCCAATCAGGCATATTGGGCCACGTCCGAATAAAAGAA CAATGCCAAGCCTATCGGATGGTTGTAAGAATGAGAAAGCAACGAAAACTATAAGAAACCCGGCAGAAACTCTGGAATCAATTGAAGTCTTAGAAGTGAATCAGCACGAATCGGACGTGCTTGACGATCTAGACGAAAATATTCCCAACAACGAACGTTTGGCAGTTGAAGAAGTTGAGCTTAATCAA CCGATCACTTCAACTGAATTTAGAAACAGTCAACGAGAAAATTCCTCAACAGAGAGAGATGATTCTGTGGAGGGGTTTTTTGACGATGAACAGATAGAATGGGAATATGTCCATGTAGATCCCGGTCAGCTGTGCGATTCGTCCTCAACACACAGCAGTAGTAGCCAACAGGTGCGAAAGTCCTCTCCATCGATCGAACTGTCTTTAGACAAACCGGATGAAGT GACGATTCAGCGAAATAACGAATTACTACAGAAGCAAATGAA ATTGTTACACGAGCTCTCGGACCCAGTCGATAAAATCTTCCGTTGCAAGCTTTGTCCCCAAGAGTACACCACGCTTTACCTGATGGCGCGCCATCTCGAACGACTGCACAACGTGACCCTGGATCGAGCCCGGGATAGGTTACAGTACGTAAAAAATACCACCAAGCAAGAGAAGCGCTATCGCTGCAAGTACTGCGACAGGACGTACGTAAATGCTACATGTTTGAAACGACACATACTTAAACACGAACAGGATGGTCTTTTCCTACACAAATGTTCCTGCTGCGATCGGTACTTTAAGACGGAGCAGGAaacacaccagcaccagcaagaCGCGCATCGCGATCGATTGGAGTGTAAGATTTGTGCGAAAACTTTCGCCAAACCGGATCAAATGCTGCGTCACAAGCGCTATGCACACAGTTCCGATGGAAAAGATCGCTGCAAGTACATATGTGCGCAGTGtgggaaaaactttccctcCAGGATTACCCTGTCCGATCACGAGCGGGCCGAGTGTGGTAAAGCACCCATCTATCCGTGTAACAAATGTGATAAGCATTACTCCAGCTATAGCTCGCTTAAGATGCACCAaacggtgcacgaaaatcgGTTACCGTTTGTGTGTAATTTTTGTGGGAAAAAGTTTCGTACCAAAGGGCAGCTGACGGTACACGAGCGGGGCCATACGGGCGAGAAACCGTTTCGGTGTGATAAATGCGATCGATCGTTTCCGTACCGGCAGTCACTGACGACGCACATGAGCACGCACACGGGTGTGAAGCGGTACGGGTGTACGGAGTGTGATCGGAAGTTTTCCTGCATTACCAACATGCAGGCGCATAGACGTGTGCATCACAAAGCGATGGATGGTGGTACGAGTAAACCGGATTAG